A single Fibrobacter succinogenes DNA region contains:
- a CDS encoding glycoside hydrolase family 30 beta sandwich domain-containing protein produces the protein MKKFSLFAGSIAFLSTLASAATINVDIGKEYQRISGFGAASAWAGSITDKNAAFLWDSTSGAGLTLHRIRIAPDGSTSETSIAKKASEYGVKVWAAPWTSKYTVNYDGDKKHLDFNHAQDWANTILKFTQDMRKAGVNLYAISSQNEPDGTGDNHYEPDELARWVGDYLGPTLDTTGIKIIGTEAINWYGFPNYKKAFFNNPAALKYTDIFGTHEYGGDPAAYPEIHEAGKEFWETEVYDLGSNREDVGMGSALRVANMIHDALTISNMNAWHFWWIYSCSEPSCGNGALWPQGQGNPDNVEPTKRLWVMGNFSRFARPGSRRIDATKNPERDVKVTAYRDSLKTKIAVVILNSKNEEFKADFDFGSTKIGSLKPYVTDDNSNLKEGREVKVDGTKCSYSVPARSATTVEFILWQEPKVDPPKDSTEAIAFRRISVPQSRQNTYKVFSSIGAFIGEFQAEHIDELRNAMTNAGLSRGAYMVKQGNAKTQRVVLR, from the coding sequence ATGAAGAAATTTTCTCTTTTTGCGGGTTCCATCGCATTTTTGAGCACCCTCGCCAGTGCAGCAACGATAAATGTTGACATAGGCAAGGAATACCAGCGCATCAGCGGCTTTGGTGCCGCATCCGCATGGGCCGGGTCCATCACCGACAAGAACGCCGCCTTCCTTTGGGATTCCACTAGCGGCGCGGGGCTTACGCTGCACCGCATCCGTATTGCTCCAGATGGTTCCACCTCCGAAACAAGTATTGCAAAAAAGGCGAGTGAATACGGCGTTAAAGTTTGGGCTGCGCCATGGACATCCAAATACACCGTAAATTACGATGGAGACAAAAAGCACCTAGATTTCAATCACGCTCAAGACTGGGCCAACACCATCTTGAAGTTTACGCAAGACATGCGTAAGGCGGGAGTCAACCTGTACGCTATTTCGTCGCAAAATGAGCCTGATGGCACTGGCGACAACCACTACGAACCCGATGAATTGGCGCGCTGGGTAGGCGACTATCTCGGCCCCACCCTCGATACCACGGGCATCAAAATCATTGGCACCGAAGCCATCAACTGGTACGGATTCCCCAATTACAAAAAAGCCTTTTTCAACAATCCCGCTGCTCTGAAATACACGGACATTTTTGGAACGCACGAATATGGCGGAGACCCCGCCGCTTATCCCGAAATTCATGAGGCCGGCAAAGAATTCTGGGAAACCGAAGTCTACGATCTCGGAAGCAATAGGGAAGACGTTGGCATGGGAAGCGCGCTTCGCGTAGCAAACATGATTCACGACGCCCTTACAATTTCGAACATGAACGCTTGGCATTTTTGGTGGATTTATTCCTGCAGCGAACCCAGCTGCGGCAATGGAGCGCTTTGGCCGCAAGGACAAGGCAACCCCGATAACGTGGAGCCTACCAAGCGACTCTGGGTCATGGGGAACTTCAGCCGCTTTGCGCGACCCGGCTCCAGAAGAATCGACGCCACCAAGAATCCCGAAAGAGATGTAAAGGTCACCGCCTACCGTGACTCCCTCAAAACGAAAATCGCAGTTGTTATTCTCAATTCCAAGAACGAGGAATTCAAGGCGGACTTTGACTTCGGAAGCACAAAAATTGGAAGCTTAAAGCCCTACGTCACCGACGACAATAGCAACCTCAAGGAAGGACGCGAAGTCAAGGTTGATGGGACAAAGTGTAGCTACAGCGTCCCGGCCCGCAGCGCAACGACAGTCGAATTCATTCTGTGGCAAGAGCCAAAGGTAGATCCGCCCAAAGATTCTACAGAAGCAATTGCTTTCAGGAGGATTTCTGTCCCCCAAAGCCGTCAAAACACATATAAAGTATTTAGCTCCATCGGTGCGTTTATCGGCGAATTCCAAGCCGAACATATCGACGAGCTCCGCAACGCCATGACAAACGCAGGATTAAGCCGCGGTGCGTACATGGTCAAACAAGGCAACGCGAAGACGCAACGAGTGGTGTTGAGATAA
- a CDS encoding PD-(D/E)XK nuclease family transposase, with translation MNRSEFIAMAKDVHEHPEHLADYRKIYKNVYPFSDGIFKMLMANEAKPERTVKFLNAMLGLTGDKAIKTYTLGVPENPGVLNDKTAIFDIYGTTQAGEPVLIEVQQNFNTLFVDRLIYYTARVISRTVKKAQDYNLPHIYVLSILTENQFPRERDTYLHHSQLVRNRHLFYSKLDIYLVELEKFFAIEDRTLPENREQSDRAEMLRIFRDVLEDKDIPEEKLKRLLDKDFANDVSFKGYTDETLLNEVDGMTDMLYEKQGSYLQGKDDERNEIAIAMLVEGDSIEKIARVTKLSENDVRKLQAETHNY, from the coding sequence ATGAACAGAAGCGAATTCATCGCCATGGCAAAGGACGTGCACGAGCATCCTGAGCACCTAGCAGACTACAGAAAGATCTACAAGAACGTTTATCCGTTCAGCGACGGCATATTCAAGATGCTCATGGCCAACGAGGCGAAACCCGAACGGACTGTGAAATTCTTGAACGCAATGCTCGGGCTCACGGGAGACAAGGCCATAAAAACATACACCTTGGGTGTCCCAGAGAATCCTGGAGTTCTCAACGACAAAACGGCTATCTTCGACATCTACGGCACTACGCAGGCCGGAGAACCAGTGCTGATTGAGGTTCAGCAGAATTTCAACACACTGTTCGTTGACAGGCTCATCTACTACACCGCCCGTGTCATCTCGCGAACGGTCAAAAAGGCTCAAGATTACAATCTGCCGCATATCTACGTACTCTCCATCCTGACCGAAAATCAGTTCCCGAGGGAGCGCGACACCTATCTCCACCACTCCCAACTCGTGCGAAATCGCCATCTGTTCTACAGCAAGCTGGACATCTACCTTGTTGAACTGGAGAAGTTTTTCGCCATCGAGGACCGCACCCTGCCCGAGAACCGCGAACAGTCCGACAGGGCCGAAATGCTGCGGATTTTTCGCGATGTCCTTGAAGACAAGGATATCCCCGAAGAAAAACTGAAACGGCTCCTTGACAAGGACTTTGCGAATGATGTATCTTTTAAGGGGTACACGGATGAAACCCTTCTAAATGAGGTTGACGGAATGACGGACATGCTTTACGAAAAACAGGGCTCGTACCTGCAGGGAAAGGATGACGAACGCAATGAAATTGCCATCGCCATGCTCGTCGAAGGTGATTCCATCGAGAAAATCGCCCGCGTGACCAAGCTTTCCGAGAATGACGTCCGCAAGTTGCAGGCAGAAACGCATAATTATTGA